Genomic segment of Populus trichocarpa isolate Nisqually-1 chromosome 12, P.trichocarpa_v4.1, whole genome shotgun sequence:
taattttgagacATAATTGATTAAGAAGGTCAATTTTGCTAGCTACTTTCTtgcaatttttctttctaacatCTCCTAATACAAACATGCATGTgtgagttttgattttttgagtcATATGTATATCAAAAACTCGCACCATTAAGAGAAGGAATTCCTTGGgacaaatgaaaagaagaaagaaaaataattcatgattggctggttttattaattattttagaacaaCAAGACTACATAAAGTTAGAAGGAATACAAGTGGAATGGCTAAAATATTGGCCTGAAGCTATATTGTCTTGTTCCAGCAAGAAATGGTTGAAGCTAGCTTCTActtcattttcttgaatttgagcAGGTTCTTGTGCAAGAGAATTGAGGACTGCAATTTCAGCTTTTGTTTTAGCTAGTTGGCTCTCTACACCGTGAATTTGTTGGTGTAGTAAAGAGATAATCCCTACACAACCATAGACAGGGTCCTGAGTTCTGCTTTGTGCCTCATAATACAAAGAGTTTGCTGCTTCAGCTCTTAAATGTGCTGGGAGTTGCTGGAATGACCAAAAGGAAAGCATAAGAAATTGCACTAGCTAGCGATTAAAAGCTGTGTCTAAGATATCAAAATCTGATCTGACTAAAGTCAACACGTGAAATAGTTTTCTAGGCTAATTATATTGTTGTGGTTTTTTacttaataatcataataataagaagaaattgGATTGTTAAAAATTATGTCCTCTCTATTTTATTCTCTCCCACGTACGTAGCTTGAATGCAAATGGTATGGAACTACTACATTTTAACGAATAATATTTTAGTTGAAGTGCTAGAAAGattgaaaacatatatatgagatagatatgatatatatttatcaaagaTAATTACGTACCTGGAGCATTTTTGCAACATTACTGGCGCCATAGATTCTGTGAACGCAAGCAAATCTTTGAGGATTATTAGAAGGAAAGTAAGGAGAGAAAATGCAATCTGAAGGACATCTCCTTCTCAAATACTTGCAAGCTGCACAACGACCAGAAATCATCCTGAAGAATCCAAAGAAAATCTAATGAAAAATAACCTTAACTATGCAAAGATTCtctcaatctttttttgttcttgaacgAAAATCCAGTTGAGATTTCCAGTGTCCTAATGTTAAATATAAGAGAGCATCATGTCTGGAGGTAAAGTAGAAATAGAGATTTTCCAACGGCTAcgttttttgaaattgaggttgaggAAGGAAAGTTGACGAGATTGGAATTAGATTCTAAATTTTGGAGAGAATTAAGGATGGGAAAGAGTGGGATTATAATCAAAGGTTTTGTTTCCTCTTCCATTCATGCTTTTGCTTGCCAAAAATATAAGAGTCAAGGCATTTcctttttataggaaaaataattatgattggAAAGTTTTGGGCTATAAAGTATTTCTTCAAGGCAATTGGTGCAAGCtgcataatataattatgtattgataatggaaaaaataattactagtttgagaattttcaaaataataaaaataaaaataaaaataaaacaagaatttaAGGAGCAGCGCAGACACCTCACACGCATGCACATAACTTCTTTGCACAACGACCATGCACCCCCACTAATACACACATGCGCGTCTCCATGCATATAAATTCTTTGTGCATAGTAGAAAGAATCAACCTTTTTGGAGCATTAGAAATCAATAACAAACATCAATCTCTTTATCAAtggtatttatttgttttattcacCTTGAGATTGCTctctatcattattttaatttactatgaGATACTCAAACTCTATATACTATAAAgtatttgtaatattatttttatgcttcACGAGGTAATGATATAACTAAAATCTATAAATATCTCTAATCACCggatgaaacataaaaaaaccatttaaatacGTCCAAAAGCAAcaaccaaacacaaaaacaagttCATGTTATAGAAAACATGCTCCACATACTTTTCTCCTTGATTTCTTATTCTGACAGGAGATTTATTTTGCAAGAGAGCTTGTAAACTCTTGATAAGTCCAGCCACTTCACCAGAAAGCCCACAGTTTTCACAACTTCATCCCCAAGTATTAAAATAGAGATTTGCAGGCCAGCTGTGTAGTTTAAGCTTTAAATTACAAAACGCAATGCAATGACTCACATACAGTCATGCAGAACATGTAACTCATGCCAGGTATGGATAAAaggttttataatatttattatagatGTCCAGCAAGCATACTTGCATATTCATAAACTATATATGAAAACAACCACTAGAAATTAAACGAAGTCTTTGCATAGAAGATAAACACCAATGGCCAAGCCACGATCATACGGAATTAAAATATACTATGCTATACTATTTAGAACTTAATTTCTTATTCATGACTGGACTTCGATCCTTGCATAAGCTGTTACTCCCTCGAGAGGGAATCATTTTCCGAACAAAGACTCCAGTAAATCATCATCCCAAGCCTGAAATATTcgaaataaaaatgtaattattAGGAATTAGCTACATTTAAACATTTTGTAATATCTTATCAATGAGTAATAGATACATGTATGAAGTTATATATGTGCTTGCATGCATgctttagtgtgtgtgtgtgtgtgtgtgtgtgtgtgtgttgttgctgttgttgacATGCCTGATTTCCTGTTGGCCCATTGTCAACTGGTTGAGGGTTATTGAGCTCAGAATCCACAAGGTCACCATTGCCATTTTGCTGCACGCACATGTATATATAAGTAGGAATATAAGAAAAGGGCTAgttgttaaatattttaaatgcaaTTAAAAGTACTTAATTGTGCTTACTGGGAGTAGAATTTGTGTATTATGTACTTGCCTGATCAAAGTTTGGAAAATATCCATCCATTGAATTAGCATCGCTTCCGCAGATGGGGTTCATAGCTCCTTCTCCACTTTGAACCTACAAAGAATGATAATCCAAGAATTTTTGTTCGACGAAAAGATTACCAACTGGATAATATATAGCATATTATGCAAATGATTAGCCAAAAAAAAGGGGAATGATAAGCAAGACATATTCATGCCTGGCTAGAAGGTTGTTCATTCCGAGGAGTGTTGTCATCAATGTGAAGTGAGTTCAAGAAGTCCGGAGTCAGGAGTTCATGCAAGGGAGTGCTCATTTGAGCAACACCTTGTGGAAGCTGCATATATAGCAGGAATAAGATGATAATTTAATCAAGAAATTTTGTTGTCTAAGAGACAAAGAAGACTAAAAACAGTGATCTTTTAGAACCTGATAAGCAGGTGGATTGTTGGTAGGTTCCAAAAGCATGTCGCTAACATTCGGTTCACCTTCGCCAATCTGAGGCTGTTGATTAGAATTCCCACCCAAGATAGGAGGGCTGTTGTTCATGAGGCCAAACACAAAGTCATTTTGTCCTCCATTTCCAAGACCAAGCTGGTgctgtggtggtggtggtggcagcAGCATTGGAGTACTATTCCCATGATAAACACTAGTGAATGGTGTTGGTGGGAAGAATTGGTTTGCACCCTCAAAACCAGCAGAAAAAGATCCCCTACGAGCCACATAATTTTCTGACGCTATATTAAACCCTATAGATGCAACGTTCATGTTGCCATTACGAGCCCAATTCATCAAGCAAGGATGACCACCATCACTAAAGCCATTTGATAGTTCATTCGTATTGAGTTGCATTTGGCCTGATCCAATGAGGCGTCCATCGGTAGTCACACGAATTCCAACATAATTATTGTTGGTGTTCAAGGAATTGTTGATGATTCCTATATCCCCAACTCCTGACCCGTAGTTGGTAGCCTGAATTCCAACAGCACCAAACCTGTTAATTAGTGGTGGGCTACCAAAATTCTGAAGATATGATCTTGCTTGATTTTGCGGATGGTACATTTGCATTGGCCTTGTACCATGAGTGAGGCCATTAGGGATCACACCTCCATAAGAAGGCATGTTTTCTCCAATACTATAGTTTGATTCCAGTCCTGATCTTATTTGGTTTGCCTGATTAGCAGAATTAGCATTGCCAAATAAACGAGACTGCCCGTATGGTGATTGAAGTATGGAGTTGTTGCTCGGAGCCTGTTGGTTTGGAGAATGCAAGTTCCTAAAACTGGAACCACCAAGAGCTGGAATGGTGTTCCCTCCAAGACCAGGTTGAATTGATGCTCTTGTTACTCGTTGGGAATATTCCTGCTGGACATTTTTGAACATCATAAAGGGTTGGCTAGGTGCAAAGTTTGTCCTAAGATCATCTCGTCCTGACAAGTTCTTCGATGAACAACCACCTCTCTCTGCAACCTTTTTAAGGAAGATTCGATACTTCTGTGAAATCATCAAGACATAATTGTGTCAGTGACAAGTTATTATAATAGCATAAAAATGTGATTAGTTAGTTTGGatgcattatttttcttctttcgaaGACTAGGAAAAGAAAGGTTAATTTATAGTCAATAACTATAtgcctttaatatatatatatatatatatatatatatatatatatatatatatatatatatatatatatatcatgtataaaatGTGAAGATGCTAGGGCAAGGATTTGGCATTCTTTTACCAATCGTTggttaactttttatttttatttttctgaatagagaataaaagaatagattatatacacacacacacacacacacgagattatctaaaaaaaggtaatcaatattataatcatatatgtatatataatataatattcaaaTCTTAGCATATATGGtgaaaaccaaaaattaaaaaaaaattaaactcaattgaTTAATAGACATTGATCTACTTAATTAAGTGCATGAAATTTAGAAGTGAATGATTTTAGTATGAGAACTCATTTTCTTGCAAGCCCTAAAATAGTaccataaattatttgaaaaatctaTTTCTTCTCCACTTATATGAAATAATATCAAAGAGCATGAGCAAAGCTAAATCGATCTATTGAGAAGCATGATTTAAGAGTGCTAAACTATGCGAACACAAACCTGTAAGTGACTGGCAATATTTTCTCTTGACAGCCCTCGCACACTCATGCATTCAAGAATTCTTTTTGGAACAGCCTCTACATAGATTTGAACGTACAAAGAAAAGCATCACAAATAAATTTGGCAAGTAAAAGGTCTTGtagatgcaataaaaaatatatatataaaaaaaaaaacattcaaaaagaTTCTGCTTACTGTCTAGCCCTATATGGTTTAAGGCCAGCAAAAACCGGTTGTGAAGTGAATTAGTCCAAACCACCTTAGGCTTTTTCGAGGCAGGCTGACTATCTACTTCTTGATCATCCTTTGTGCTCttcctttcttcctttcttccattttttctATAACGTTTTTCATCATTGATAGATGTTGCAGAGTTCACATCTTCAAGGGATAATCTCTCAACCAATGTAGAAGAATATGATGGTTCTCGAGAGCCTTCTATTTCCTTGATTGAAAGGGAGTTACCTGTTTTGATTGCAACTGCATAATGCCACACATTCTTGAGATCAACTTTGTTAGCTGGTTTCACTATATAAAACGCAGCACCACCCTCTAAACTTCTTGATATGACGTTCTTACTTTCATCTGAGGACATTACTGCATTAGAAATGATACAGAAATCAGAAAAGCttcgacaaaaaaaataaataaatagaaaatctaatttaaagaTCAATAATGCAAGGAATACATTAGTGAATAACTTTGCAATAAATTAACAAGGTGTGAtttatatagtaattaattatatagataatgagttcaaatcttataatatttttaaaaatgttaaatataaaaaaaaatgaataaaaacttcaaaaatataCGAGTTGAGTTTTATCTTgtcatatttttctaatatttaacattatattactctttttagtgttattttatatatatatatatatatatatatatatatatatatatattttgttatttaacaatatatttccaattattttattgcaagtctaacattttaaattaaattattaataaaattgaagataatttgAGTTTTAGCTTTAGATTCAACCGATcgaatctatatatatatatatatatttacatagatatattatttttcatgtcagttttagatttaatatcgaatctatctatatataaattgaatcTAGTATCAAtcgaatttatatatatatatatataaaggtgtTTTATACATAGACATATGTTCA
This window contains:
- the LOC7482120 gene encoding LOB domain-containing protein 24 produces the protein MISGRCAACKYLRRRCPSDCIFSPYFPSNNPQRFACVHRIYGASNVAKMLQQLPAHLRAEAANSLYYEAQSRTQDPVYGCVGIISLLHQQIHGVESQLAKTKAEIAVLNSLAQEPAQIQENEVEASFNHFLLEQDNIASGQYFSHSTCIPSNFM
- the LOC7482119 gene encoding putative two-component response regulator ARR21 gives rise to the protein MASTQSSNALSSSLPKIHILIVDDDSTSLSVVSATLKTVSYKDNRNLELIVVTVKKPFDALSILRLKKGLFDLVVSDLHMPEMNGMELQKQVEEEFKLPVIIMSSDESKNVISRSLEGGAAFYIVKPANKVDLKNVWHYAVAIKTGNSLSIKEIEGSREPSYSSTLVERLSLEDVNSATSINDEKRYRKNGRKEERKSTKDDQEVDSQPASKKPKVVWTNSLHNRFLLALNHIGLDKAVPKRILECMSVRGLSRENIASHLQKYRIFLKKVAERGGCSSKNLSGRDDLRTNFAPSQPFMMFKNVQQEYSQRVTRASIQPGLGGNTIPALGGSSFRNLHSPNQQAPSNNSILQSPYGQSRLFGNANSANQANQIRSGLESNYSIGENMPSYGGVIPNGLTHGTRPMQMYHPQNQARSYLQNFGSPPLINRFGAVGIQATNYGSGVGDIGIINNSLNTNNNYVGIRVTTDGRLIGSGQMQLNTNELSNGFSDGGHPCLMNWARNGNMNVASIGFNIASENYVARRGSFSAGFEGANQFFPPTPFTSVYHGNSTPMLLPPPPPQHQLGLGNGGQNDFVFGLMNNSPPILGGNSNQQPQIGEGEPNVSDMLLEPTNNPPAYQLPQGVAQMSTPLHELLTPDFLNSLHIDDNTPRNEQPSSQVQSGEGAMNPICGSDANSMDGYFPNFDQQNGNGDLVDSELNNPQPVDNGPTGNQAWDDDLLESLFGK